GGAGGCTTTCGAAGGGATGAAACACAATTTGCTTTTTTAACGCCACCCTAGCTCAGTTGGTAGAGCAACGCATTCGTAATGCGTAGGTCAGGAGTTCGACTCTCCTGGGTGGCTCAGTTCAGATTTTATGTTTATAATTTAAGATTTAAAATTGAGGAATTGTTACTCTCCTGGGTCTGCCTATCGTGGCTGCAGGAGTAGATAGGTGGCTCATATCTGATTTAACATTTTCAATTTAAAATTTAAGAATTAAGAATTAAGAATTATGGCTCTATAGGACCTTGGCAATCCATACTATCCTTAAGCTCAGTCTTTTGGGTTTGGGTGAGTATGCTGAGGGGTTCCTTGCGTCGGTTGTCACTGAAATGAAACATGGTTAAAATGGGATGCCGCAACATCATTCTGGGACCTGAATACCTCATGACCCGTTTGATGTCATCTTTGATCCCTGGTTTGTAGCAATGGATGGGACAATTCTTACAGGATGTTTTGCCTTCATGAAAAGGGCAGCGATTGAGTCTGTCCAATGCGTAATTTTGCAATTCAGAGCAATTCGAGCAATCTTTCACTAAAAGACCGTGATGATTTTTGCAGTAGAGTTGGATCATTACTTCGACGGTTCTGGATTCTCGTTCAATTCTATTGGTAAATATGGACATTATATATTCTCAACTATCCCTTTTCTTGAAGTAATCAGCCCGATCAATCCGATATTTCACGACGACGAAGCCGTCTGGCTCCATCATTTCTTGCTCATATTCTAGACCAACCTTTTCCATTACTCGCCGCGAGGCACCATTGTCTGGGTCGGCAATAGCCATAATCACATCAAGTCCCAGTTCCTCAAAGCCTTTTTTAACCAGCGCCAATGAACCTTCTGTGGCAATACCCCGACCCCAGTATTTTTGTTTCAGGCGATAACCCAACTCAGTTTCTGATGCATTTACCCGGTTGGGACGGAGATGAAACCACCCCATAAAAGCACCACTGGCCATTTCAATGGCGGCCCAGAGTCCCTGTCTATCCAGATCCCTATAGTACTTCATTATTCTTGGCAAAATCTTCTCGGTGACATGGTCACGAGGTGTGGGTTTGCCACCATTGATATAAAGAGTGACCTGGGGATCAGAATCCAGATCAACCAGATTATCAATATCCAATGCGGTAAATTCTCTCAGTATCAGTCGTTGGGTTTCCAGATATACTTTCATCGGTTCCTTAATCACGAATTATTGCTTTCATATTAACTTAAGTTCATCCCTCATCTAAATGATTTCAAACCCTTAATCCTTCAAATTTTTTCGCCACATCTACATCCTTCTTTAATTATTTAACAAAATAGTCAGATTTGCTCATTTTTGGGGTTGCAGATCGATGATAAAAAGTGAGATTAAGCTTTAATGAAAAAGCCCGCCATCCTCCTTCTGGAAAACGGACACCTCTTTAAAGGATATTCTTTGGGCGCTATCGGTACCTCCGGTGGTGAAGTCTGTTTTAATACAAGCATGACTGGTTATCAAGAGATTCTCACAGATCCCTCATACTGCGGTCAAATCATAACCATGACTGCTCCCCACATTGGTAATTACGGGGTCAATCCCGAGGATACCGAAAGTCACAAAATTCAGGCCCGAGGGTTGATCGTACGAGAAGCCAGTCCCATCCATTCCAATTATCGCGCGGTCCAAAGCCTTGATGACTATTTGACGGAGGCTGGAGTAGTTGGTATCGAGGGCATAGACACACGCCAATTGACACGCATTATTCGTGATGAAGGCGCCATGAATGGGATCATCAGCAGTGATGATCTGGATCTGGCTTCATTAAAGAAAAAATTGAAACTTGTCCCTGCCATGACCGGGCAGGATCTGGTTCAGGAAGTGAGTTGTAAAGAAACCTGGACCTGGCCCAGTGAAAAACCTGACCCTTCATATCGTGTGGTCGCGCTGGATCTTGGCATCAAATTCAACATTATTAGACAACTCGCTGAAAATGACTGCGAAGTAATTATTGTCCCTGCCACAACTTCTGCTGATGAGATATTAGCTCTGAATCCCCATGGCATTTTTCTTTCCAATGGTCCTGGCGATCCTGAACCTGTGAATTATGCCATTGAAACAGTTAAAGAACTCCTGGACAAAAAACCAATCTTTGGAATATGTCTGGGCCACCAAATCCTGGCTCTGGCTCAGGGTGCCAGCACTTATAAATTGAAATTCGGCCATCGAGGGGGTAATCATCCAGTCAGGAATCAACTAAGCGGCAAAGTGGAAATCACCAGTCAGAATCATGGGTTTGCTGTGGAACCATCGAGTCTTCCAGACCACCTGGAGGTAACTCATATAAATCTAAATGATGAGACTCTGGAAGGGATACGTTGCAAGAATATTCCGGCTTTCTCAGTACAGTATCATCCAGAAGCCAGTCCAGGACCACATGACTCCCGCTATTTGTTTAAAGAATTTATCCATATGATGGACGAGTATGCCAAAAAGAACTGATATTAAATCTATCCTTATCCTGGGCGCAGGTCCTATTGTCATTGGACAAGCCTGTGAGTTCGATTATTCAGGGACGCAAGCATGCCGGGCATTGAGGGAAGAAGGCTACCGAATTATTCTGGTGAATTCCAATCCCGCTACCATCATGACCGATAGAGAATTGGCCGATGCAACTTACCTGGAGCCACTGACCCCGGGCATTGTGACCGCCATCATTGAAAAAGAGAGACCTGATGCTATCCTGCCAACAGTGGGTGGACAAACCGCTCTGGATCTGGCAATCAAACTGGATAAACTCGGTGTATTGAAGAAGTACGGGGTTCAACTCATTGGTGCTGATGTAGAAGCTATCAACAAGGCTGAGGACAGAGAACAATTTAAAGCTGTCATGGATAGCGTTGGAATTGATACTGCCAGGGGTGGATTTGCCCGGAGTATTGAATCTGCTATTGAGATGGTAAAAAATACCGGCTTCCCTGCCATCATTCGTCCCTCCTTTACCATGGGTGGCACTGGTGGAGCAACTGCCTACAACAATGAAGAGTTTCGTGAATTAGTTGATAAGGGTTTATCTGCAAGCCCCATTGGGGAAGTGCTGATTGAAGAATCTTTGTTGGGTTGGAAAGAATTTGAGATGGAGGTGGTGCGGGATAAGAACGATAATGCCATCATCATTTGCTCTATTGAAAATATTGACCCCATGGGCGTGCATACTGGAGATTCAGTCACCGTCGCCCCAGCCATGACCCTGACAGATAAAGAATATCAGAAGATGCGCAACTGGTCCATTGAGTGTCTGCGGGCCATCGGAGTTGAGACAGGCGGTTCAAACGTACAATTTGCAGTTGATCCAGTATCTGGCCGTATGATTGTCATCGAAATGAATCCCAGAGTGAGTCGATCCTCGGCATTGGCTTCCAAGGCGACGGGGTTTCCAATTGCTAAAATTGCTGCAAAATTAGCCGTTGGATATCTCCTGGATGAGCTCCCTAATGAGATCACGGGTAAAACCCTGGCAGCCTTTGAACCCAGTATTGATTATATCGTTACCAAAGTACCCCGTTTCGATTTTGAAAAATTCCCTACGGCTGACGGTATTCTCGGTGTTCAGATGCAATCGGTAGGTGAAGTGATGGCCATTGGACGAACCTTTAAGGAGAGTCTACAAAAAGCTTTCCGCTCCTTGGAAGTTGGGTTGGTAGGTCTGGAACCTAAAAAGGTTGCAGGTAGAGAGCTGGATCTCAAAAAGATGCGTTTTGCTACTGCTTTTCGCCTGGTCAAAATCTGGAAAGCCTTCCAGGATGGTGTGGCACTCGACACCCTCCAAAAGATCACTCAAATCGATCCATGGTTTCTGTACCAGATTCAAGAACTGGCCTTGGATCCTGTTCCAAAATTTGATCACGATTCAATCCGGGAGTATAAGCGACGTGGCTATTCAGACGTTCAATTAGCACAGCGCCTGGATAAAACAGAGTCTGATATCAGAGCCTTCAGAGTTGCTGAAGGGATTTTGCCGACTTTTAAGGAAGTTGATACATGTGCCGCTGAGTTTCCTGCCAGGACCTCATATGTATATTCAACTTATGAAACCGAGAATGAAGTCACTCCTCTCACTGGAAAAAAGGTGATGATACTGGGTGGTGGTCCAAACCGTATTGGACAGGGGTTGGAATTTGACTATTGTTGTGTTCAGGCTGTTTTTGGTTTGAATGAAATGGGTTATCAAACCATTATGGTGAATTGTAATCCTGAGACAGTATCCACCGATTTTGATATCTCGGACCGCCTATATTTTGAACCCCTGACTTTCGAAAATGTGATGAATATCGTGGATTTGGAAAAACCTGATGGTGTACTGGTGCAATTTGGCGGTCAAACACCCCTGAATATTGCAAACAGGCTCCAGGAAGCAGGCGTGAAGATCATTGGTACCAATCCATCAGCAATAGACCTGGCAGAAGATCGCAAAAAGTTTGGTGCCATCCTTGACAAATTAAAAATTCCTGCTCCGGCATATGGAACCGCCTTCACCATTGAGGAAGCCTCTTTCGTAGCCACAGAAATTGGTTATCCCGTTCTGGTGCGACCCTCCTATGTGCTGGGTGGTAGAGGAATGGAGATTGTTTACACAGAAGAATCGCTCAAAAAATATGTTGCTCAAGCAGCTCTGGTCAGTGGTGACCATCCCGTCCTGATTGATGCCTTTCTGGAAGATGCTTTTGAATTTGATGTTGATGCCATCTGTGATGGCGAAGACGTTTATATCGGGGGGATTCTCCAACATATCGAAGAGGCTGGAATACATTCCGGTGATTCAGCCTGTGTAATTCCCCCCTATCAACTACTCCCCAATCATCGCAAGCGCATTGAAAAATACACTCGAAATCTAGCCCTTACGCTCAAAACCATTGGACTCATCAACATCCAATTCGCCATGAAGGATGGGGTCGTATACGTTCTTGAGGTGAATCCCAGAGCCAGCAGAACCGTTCCCTTTGTAAGTAAGGTGACTGATGTTCCTCTGGCCAAATATGCCGCACAGCTGGCTGCAGGGAAAAAGCTCAGTGATCTCGATCTGCACCGGGAAAAGCACGCTCTCATAGCGGTTAAAAAGCCTGTATTCCCTTTCAACAAATTCCCGCATCAAAACGTATTCCTTTCACCTGAAATGAAATCCACGGGGGAGGTCATTGGTCTGGATACCAGATTGGGGGCCGCTTTCGCAAAAGCTGAAATTGGTGCCGGAAATCACTTACCCACCAAGGGATCAGTTTTTATTTCAGTCAATGATCATGATAAACAAAACACCATCGAAATTGCCCGTGATTTTCAAGAGATGGGATTCCAAATCATGGCTACCCAGGGAACGGCTGAGGTTCTCAGAG
The sequence above is a segment of the Candidatus Neomarinimicrobiota bacterium genome. Coding sequences within it:
- a CDS encoding nitrous oxide-stimulated promoter family protein; this translates as MSIFTNRIERESRTVEVMIQLYCKNHHGLLVKDCSNCSELQNYALDRLNRCPFHEGKTSCKNCPIHCYKPGIKDDIKRVMRYSGPRMMLRHPILTMFHFSDNRRKEPLSILTQTQKTELKDSMDCQGPIEP
- a CDS encoding GNAT family N-acetyltransferase, producing the protein MKVYLETQRLILREFTALDIDNLVDLDSDPQVTLYINGGKPTPRDHVTEKILPRIMKYYRDLDRQGLWAAIEMASGAFMGWFHLRPNRVNASETELGYRLKQKYWGRGIATEGSLALVKKGFEELGLDVIMAIADPDNGASRRVMEKVGLEYEQEMMEPDGFVVVKYRIDRADYFKKRDS
- the carA gene encoding glutamine-hydrolyzing carbamoyl-phosphate synthase small subunit, which encodes MKKPAILLLENGHLFKGYSLGAIGTSGGEVCFNTSMTGYQEILTDPSYCGQIITMTAPHIGNYGVNPEDTESHKIQARGLIVREASPIHSNYRAVQSLDDYLTEAGVVGIEGIDTRQLTRIIRDEGAMNGIISSDDLDLASLKKKLKLVPAMTGQDLVQEVSCKETWTWPSEKPDPSYRVVALDLGIKFNIIRQLAENDCEVIIVPATTSADEILALNPHGIFLSNGPGDPEPVNYAIETVKELLDKKPIFGICLGHQILALAQGASTYKLKFGHRGGNHPVRNQLSGKVEITSQNHGFAVEPSSLPDHLEVTHINLNDETLEGIRCKNIPAFSVQYHPEASPGPHDSRYLFKEFIHMMDEYAKKN
- the carB gene encoding carbamoyl-phosphate synthase large subunit produces the protein MPKRTDIKSILILGAGPIVIGQACEFDYSGTQACRALREEGYRIILVNSNPATIMTDRELADATYLEPLTPGIVTAIIEKERPDAILPTVGGQTALDLAIKLDKLGVLKKYGVQLIGADVEAINKAEDREQFKAVMDSVGIDTARGGFARSIESAIEMVKNTGFPAIIRPSFTMGGTGGATAYNNEEFRELVDKGLSASPIGEVLIEESLLGWKEFEMEVVRDKNDNAIIICSIENIDPMGVHTGDSVTVAPAMTLTDKEYQKMRNWSIECLRAIGVETGGSNVQFAVDPVSGRMIVIEMNPRVSRSSALASKATGFPIAKIAAKLAVGYLLDELPNEITGKTLAAFEPSIDYIVTKVPRFDFEKFPTADGILGVQMQSVGEVMAIGRTFKESLQKAFRSLEVGLVGLEPKKVAGRELDLKKMRFATAFRLVKIWKAFQDGVALDTLQKITQIDPWFLYQIQELALDPVPKFDHDSIREYKRRGYSDVQLAQRLDKTESDIRAFRVAEGILPTFKEVDTCAAEFPARTSYVYSTYETENEVTPLTGKKVMILGGGPNRIGQGLEFDYCCVQAVFGLNEMGYQTIMVNCNPETVSTDFDISDRLYFEPLTFENVMNIVDLEKPDGVLVQFGGQTPLNIANRLQEAGVKIIGTNPSAIDLAEDRKKFGAILDKLKIPAPAYGTAFTIEEASFVATEIGYPVLVRPSYVLGGRGMEIVYTEESLKKYVAQAALVSGDHPVLIDAFLEDAFEFDVDAICDGEDVYIGGILQHIEEAGIHSGDSACVIPPYQLLPNHRKRIEKYTRNLALTLKTIGLINIQFAMKDGVVYVLEVNPRASRTVPFVSKVTDVPLAKYAAQLAAGKKLSDLDLHREKHALIAVKKPVFPFNKFPHQNVFLSPEMKSTGEVIGLDTRLGAAFAKAEIGAGNHLPTKGSVFISVNDHDKQNTIEIARDFQEMGFQIMATQGTAEVLRENGLIVQAIYKVNEGRPHVADHIKNGEIQLVINTPMGAIAREDEYSIGRAAIRYKIPVITTLSGAKTAVRGIRRLALDDLTVNSLQDIFN